One Methanomassiliicoccales archaeon genomic window carries:
- a CDS encoding SPFH domain-containing protein, which produces MELDLVTILLLVVIVGLLVLFLIAGLKLIGDSEVGIVTKKMFGKMMPQGQVVAKSGEIGVRADILMPGLYWRIPIVWRIEKHPVTEILPTEVGIVESKDGRSIPKGRLLGDEVECNHFQDARMFLENGGMKGPQVSILRPGTYRINTYAFKVVKSRLVEVPSEKIGVVVANDGLPLPSGFIIAPRPLDSPMPGYPNAKNNQYFQDGQAFLNSAGYRGPQLDTLQPGRYYINPLLFRVEIYNVSEVPPGYVAILRSNVGLILEKSEGSPIPNVGAVGPVSPSLPSKQLVEINQPVHEDVESLLIMDKNMRGIWKEPMAPGKYNLNPLAFTPYLVPTSAVTIDWASGVDQRAQHNAPNGIKNSNEEDDSKATEFFKFSQLRVTSVDGFQLEVDVRMIIRIRPQNAAFIIARFGSVKNLIEQIVHPLIDSSFRNKAGEEKAISFIMSRTELQRSALEKAQREFEVYHVEAQNLLIAYIKVDQALLDTQTKREIALQQQAQYQQEALAQEKRIEVQSKAANADKQPEVVAAMLSIKIEEDKAEAKRKLAGGDRDFNKITADGESYKLKTVADGNAYAQREVGRGIADAYRAQAEVIGREATAAIKIMDEVGINNVKITPDILISGSNGDSGAIPLLSTYLAQTVTKTLETSKKEQSPTTPKN; this is translated from the coding sequence TTGGAATTGGATTTGGTTACGATATTACTGTTAGTCGTGATAGTTGGTCTACTGGTGTTGTTCCTGATCGCCGGCCTGAAGCTGATCGGCGACTCAGAGGTTGGAATAGTCACCAAGAAGATGTTCGGAAAAATGATGCCTCAGGGCCAAGTGGTGGCCAAGTCTGGGGAGATCGGTGTCAGGGCTGACATATTGATGCCGGGGCTATATTGGAGGATCCCGATCGTCTGGAGGATAGAGAAACATCCGGTGACAGAGATCCTGCCGACAGAGGTCGGTATCGTGGAGTCGAAAGACGGTCGTTCCATCCCGAAGGGCAGGCTGCTCGGAGATGAGGTGGAATGCAACCATTTTCAAGATGCTCGCATGTTCCTCGAGAACGGCGGAATGAAGGGGCCACAGGTCAGCATCCTTAGGCCCGGCACCTATAGGATAAACACCTATGCCTTCAAGGTCGTCAAGTCCCGGTTGGTGGAAGTGCCCTCGGAGAAGATAGGGGTGGTCGTCGCCAACGACGGACTTCCTCTACCGTCGGGGTTCATAATTGCGCCTAGGCCGCTGGACAGCCCCATGCCTGGTTATCCCAATGCGAAGAACAACCAGTATTTCCAGGACGGACAGGCCTTCCTGAACAGCGCCGGATACAGAGGGCCGCAGCTGGATACGCTCCAACCGGGCCGCTATTACATCAATCCCCTTCTCTTCAGGGTTGAGATCTATAACGTATCGGAGGTCCCTCCGGGATATGTCGCCATCCTCAGGTCCAATGTCGGACTGATCCTAGAAAAGAGCGAAGGGTCGCCGATCCCTAACGTAGGAGCGGTCGGACCGGTGTCGCCGTCCCTGCCGAGCAAGCAGCTGGTGGAAATAAACCAACCGGTCCATGAGGATGTCGAATCCCTGTTGATCATGGACAAGAACATGAGGGGGATCTGGAAAGAACCCATGGCTCCAGGCAAATACAACCTGAACCCGTTGGCCTTCACGCCCTATCTGGTGCCGACGAGCGCGGTCACCATCGACTGGGCCTCGGGAGTGGACCAGAGGGCCCAGCACAATGCCCCCAACGGTATCAAGAACAGCAACGAGGAGGACGATTCCAAGGCCACGGAGTTCTTCAAGTTCTCTCAGCTGAGGGTAACATCAGTGGATGGGTTCCAGCTTGAGGTGGACGTAAGGATGATCATACGCATAAGGCCACAGAACGCTGCCTTCATCATAGCCCGTTTTGGGTCAGTGAAGAACCTCATCGAACAGATCGTCCATCCGCTGATCGACTCCTCGTTCCGTAACAAGGCGGGAGAGGAGAAGGCTATCAGCTTCATCATGAGCAGGACGGAGCTGCAACGGTCGGCACTGGAGAAGGCCCAGCGGGAGTTCGAGGTCTACCACGTAGAGGCCCAAAACCTGCTTATCGCCTACATCAAGGTGGACCAGGCTCTGCTCGATACTCAGACCAAAAGGGAGATCGCGTTGCAGCAGCAGGCCCAATATCAACAGGAGGCCCTTGCCCAAGAAAAGCGCATCGAGGTTCAGTCCAAGGCGGCCAACGCGGACAAGCAACCAGAGGTGGTGGCGGCGATGCTCTCGATCAAGATCGAGGAGGACAAGGCCGAGGCAAAGAGGAAACTGGCCGGAGGCGACAGGGACTTCAACAAGATCACTGCCGATGGTGAGAGTTACAAGCTCAAGACCGTTGCCGATGGTAATGCCTATGCACAGCGTGAGGTAGGCAGAGGCATTGCTGATGCGTACCGGGCGCAGGCGGAGGTCATAGGAAGGGAAGCCACCGCCGCCATCAAGATCATGGATGAGGTGGGAATCAACAACGTCAAGATCACTCCAGACATATTGATCTCCGGGTCAAATGGTGACTCGGGAGCGATTCCGCTGTTGTCCACATACCTCGCCCAGACGGTGACCAAGACATTGGAGACTTCCAAGAAGGAACAATCGCCGACCACTCCAAAGAACTGA
- the radA gene encoding DNA repair and recombination protein RadA, translating to MAEKKIEELPGVGPATAEKLRDAGYQDLMSIAVENPKVLAEVCEIGEATAAKIIAAAKEAAEVGGFESGDAILERRKNLRRLTSSSKAFDELLGGGLESQAIHEFFGEFGSGKTQMMFQLAVNATMPTEKGGLDGDVVIIDTENTFRPERIVQIANAQGVDPMDTLQKIHVARAFNSSHQMLLVEKAAEMAVKTPVRLLIVDSLTAHFRSEYVGRGTLAERQGLLNKHMHDLLRFGDVSNAVIAVTNQVAAKPDAFFGDPTRPVGGHIVGHASTFRVYLRKSKGGKRIARLIDSPNLPEAECVITVSEEGIRD from the coding sequence ATGGCTGAGAAGAAGATAGAAGAGTTGCCTGGAGTAGGACCCGCAACTGCCGAGAAGCTGCGTGATGCCGGATATCAAGATCTTATGTCGATCGCGGTGGAGAACCCGAAGGTCCTCGCAGAGGTCTGCGAGATCGGAGAGGCGACCGCTGCGAAGATCATCGCTGCCGCAAAAGAGGCAGCAGAGGTCGGTGGATTCGAGTCCGGGGACGCGATATTGGAGAGAAGGAAGAACCTAAGAAGGCTCACCTCTTCGTCGAAAGCGTTCGACGAGCTGTTAGGAGGCGGACTTGAATCGCAGGCCATTCATGAGTTCTTTGGCGAGTTCGGGAGCGGAAAGACCCAGATGATGTTCCAACTGGCCGTCAACGCCACCATGCCAACGGAAAAGGGCGGACTGGATGGGGACGTCGTGATCATCGATACCGAGAACACCTTCCGTCCGGAGAGGATAGTCCAGATCGCCAACGCCCAGGGCGTGGATCCGATGGACACGCTACAGAAGATACACGTGGCAAGGGCCTTCAACTCATCGCACCAGATGTTGCTGGTGGAGAAGGCGGCGGAAATGGCCGTTAAAACTCCGGTCAGATTACTGATCGTCGATTCGCTGACCGCCCACTTCCGTTCCGAATACGTCGGCAGGGGAACGCTGGCAGAACGGCAGGGTCTGCTGAACAAGCATATGCATGACCTGCTCCGCTTCGGCGATGTCAGCAATGCGGTGATCGCGGTGACAAACCAGGTTGCGGCTAAACCAGATGCGTTCTTCGGAGACCCGACCAGGCCCGTAGGAGGGCATATCGTCGGTCATGCCTCTACCTTCAGGGTGTATTTGAGGAAGAGCAAGGGCGGAAAGCGTATCGCCAGGCTCATCGACTCCCCGAACCTGCCCGAAGCCGAGTGCGTCATCACCGTCTCAGAAGAAGGTATAAGGGACTGA
- a CDS encoding DNA modification methylase — translation MTEPENSNHSPFLFELSGEHPTLPSAEALACVEAESRTSYRLASGNGYEIIDFETSSVSAVADRIALTHRIGRYLGACDLPELERFLSDLMLPEGSISVRAKRVEKSQLDIEIPWLTRKCGSMLTKGRTVDLENPDVLVRILVSDRLLFYICDFEVDRKQFEIRKVGERPFFSPISLHPRYARTLVNLTRVRRGQTILDPFCGTGGILIEASIIGAKVLGSDIAEDMTRGCVANLNHFHAPFERIDVSDIGDIASVFDEVDVIATDPPYGRSASLWKEGKSSLYSRAMDAFVSTVRSGGRVGVVFPEPLDHPRNELLETECHVQRVHRSLSRHYFIFTRK, via the coding sequence ATGACCGAACCAGAAAACTCCAATCACTCCCCCTTCCTTTTTGAGCTATCGGGGGAGCATCCCACCCTTCCATCCGCAGAGGCGCTTGCCTGCGTTGAGGCCGAATCCAGGACGTCATACAGGCTGGCCTCAGGGAACGGTTACGAGATAATTGATTTCGAAACGAGCAGCGTTTCTGCGGTTGCCGACCGGATCGCGCTCACTCATCGGATCGGAAGGTACCTAGGGGCATGCGACCTGCCAGAGCTGGAGCGGTTCCTTTCTGACCTGATGCTCCCGGAGGGCAGCATTTCGGTCAGGGCCAAACGGGTCGAGAAATCCCAATTGGACATCGAGATCCCCTGGCTGACCAGGAAATGCGGAAGCATGCTGACCAAGGGCAGAACGGTGGACCTGGAGAACCCGGACGTTCTGGTCCGGATCCTGGTCTCCGACAGACTACTTTTCTACATCTGTGATTTCGAGGTCGACCGCAAGCAGTTCGAGATCAGGAAGGTCGGGGAACGTCCCTTCTTTTCGCCCATTTCGTTACATCCTCGTTATGCCAGGACGCTAGTGAACCTCACCAGGGTAAGGAGGGGGCAGACAATCCTGGACCCATTTTGCGGTACTGGCGGAATACTGATAGAAGCATCGATCATTGGAGCGAAGGTACTGGGTTCGGACATCGCAGAGGATATGACCAGAGGATGCGTGGCAAACCTGAACCATTTCCATGCCCCTTTCGAACGGATCGACGTGTCAGATATCGGTGACATCGCCAGTGTCTTCGATGAGGTGGATGTGATAGCCACTGACCCCCCTTACGGCCGCTCCGCCAGCCTTTGGAAGGAAGGAAAATCCTCCCTGTATTCAAGAGCGATGGACGCTTTCGTGTCAACGGTGAGATCGGGAGGGAGGGTGGGGGTGGTATTTCCGGAACCGCTTGACCACCCGCGAAACGAGCTGCTGGAAACCGAATGCCACGTACAGAGAGTGCATAGGTCACTTTCACGTCACTACTTCATCTTCACGAGGAAATAG
- a CDS encoding site-2 protease family protein has protein sequence MVPTDVAAEIELLRAMVGKYFPIYDVKVGAQSVQIFISPDLATLELNFDKLRKEMNEQKFIPFISQAGGEYTITVVRKGERSKMGIWVNVFLLGVTFVTTVLAGAFLWAAYINASNYLTLEIFAMGALYFAVPLMTILGIHELAHYLTAKRHGVAASLPFFIPSIPPLGTFGAFISIRDPIPNRKALVDIGISGPIAGLLVAIPVFIVGMVLTQQSPHFITGGTGGLAGTMASLLSYTLSLFFPISGNVIMHPLAFAGWVGLFVTAINLLPAGQLDGGHVARGLLGDNSRYLSYVTVAALFLLGITVYSGWLLFAVLIFFLGLRHPAPLNDLSKLGGKRTVLGAIGIAMLMVTFVPIPLYVEPNDYSFSMHINGADNATILPGQTADFHIWINNTGNINETIAVELQTWEGLAAYIYTDHAISGNGTNQLVYSLPYQENSTVMVKVTALSSAQPVSRTLPILASSHTSFQRQFNLTVAISS, from the coding sequence ATGGTCCCCACTGACGTGGCGGCGGAGATAGAACTCCTCAGGGCGATGGTCGGCAAGTACTTTCCGATCTATGACGTCAAGGTCGGCGCCCAATCGGTACAGATCTTCATCAGTCCGGACCTGGCCACGCTGGAATTGAACTTTGACAAGCTGCGGAAGGAGATGAACGAGCAGAAGTTCATTCCGTTCATATCCCAAGCGGGAGGCGAATACACGATCACCGTGGTGAGAAAGGGTGAGCGTAGCAAGATGGGGATATGGGTCAATGTATTCCTTCTCGGTGTGACATTTGTCACGACTGTCCTCGCCGGTGCCTTCCTATGGGCGGCATACATAAACGCGTCCAATTATCTCACGCTGGAAATTTTCGCCATGGGGGCGTTATATTTTGCGGTCCCTCTGATGACCATATTGGGGATCCATGAACTGGCCCACTATCTGACCGCAAAAAGACACGGAGTGGCCGCTTCGTTGCCGTTCTTTATCCCTTCGATCCCCCCACTGGGGACGTTTGGTGCGTTCATATCGATTCGCGATCCGATCCCGAACCGCAAGGCCTTGGTGGACATAGGGATCTCCGGCCCAATAGCCGGTTTGCTCGTCGCCATCCCGGTGTTCATTGTCGGCATGGTGCTCACACAGCAGTCTCCTCATTTTATCACTGGAGGCACCGGCGGTCTTGCTGGAACCATGGCCTCTCTGCTCTCCTATACCCTTTCCCTGTTCTTCCCCATATCCGGGAACGTTATCATGCACCCGCTGGCTTTTGCCGGATGGGTCGGCCTCTTCGTGACCGCCATAAACCTTCTCCCCGCTGGCCAGCTGGATGGCGGACATGTAGCCCGTGGGCTCCTTGGCGACAACTCCCGCTATTTGAGCTATGTCACCGTGGCGGCCCTGTTCCTGCTGGGGATCACTGTTTATTCCGGCTGGTTGCTGTTCGCTGTCCTTATCTTTTTCCTAGGACTAAGGCATCCGGCGCCGCTCAACGACCTCTCAAAGCTCGGGGGGAAAAGGACTGTCCTGGGAGCGATAGGCATCGCCATGTTGATGGTGACCTTCGTTCCTATACCGCTCTATGTTGAACCAAACGATTACAGTTTTTCGATGCATATCAACGGTGCCGACAATGCCACGATACTTCCGGGCCAGACCGCTGATTTCCACATCTGGATAAACAATACTGGCAACATCAATGAAACGATCGCGGTGGAACTGCAGACCTGGGAGGGTCTGGCGGCCTATATCTACACGGACCATGCCATCTCTGGGAACGGGACCAACCAACTGGTCTATTCACTCCCTTACCAAGAAAACTCCACAGTTATGGTCAAGGTCACTGCCTTATCCTCTGCGCAACCGGTCTCCAGAACCTTGCCCATCCTTGCGTCGAGCCATACATCCTTCCAGAGGCAGTTCAATCTGACCGTCGCTATTTCCTCGTGA
- a CDS encoding UbiA family prenyltransferase, whose product MNRIVQLFRLGNCLMGIVGLVMSILIATGTSIGNYWADIVPAAVVIFFFVAAGNSLNDYMDREVDKVAHPERPIPSGRLKPSTARTVAIYSFSASLIASFFLRIEATAIVVVAMALMLAYELSTKKKGFSGNLTIGVLTGMLFVFGGSVVGMIDKTIIIALMAGLATLGREIVKDIEDMDADFDRNTLPKRIGKRNAGFAGSVAFIVAVALSPVPYLTSMFGYGYLLVVLAADAIFIYCSIVHFRNPTRGQRFAKYGMLVALVAFLIGGIQ is encoded by the coding sequence GTGAACCGGATAGTCCAGTTGTTCAGATTGGGCAACTGCCTCATGGGTATTGTCGGCCTCGTAATGAGCATCCTGATAGCCACGGGAACCTCAATAGGGAACTATTGGGCAGACATCGTACCGGCAGCCGTCGTGATCTTCTTCTTCGTGGCCGCCGGCAATTCCCTGAATGACTACATGGACCGCGAGGTGGACAAGGTGGCCCATCCGGAACGCCCTATACCCTCCGGGAGACTGAAGCCGAGTACTGCTCGGACCGTGGCGATCTATAGCTTCTCCGCCTCCCTTATAGCATCGTTCTTTCTAAGGATCGAAGCGACCGCCATCGTGGTCGTGGCAATGGCCCTGATGCTCGCCTATGAACTCAGCACGAAGAAGAAAGGATTCTCCGGAAATCTTACCATTGGGGTTCTTACTGGAATGCTGTTCGTGTTCGGCGGTTCGGTCGTTGGGATGATCGATAAGACGATCATCATCGCACTGATGGCGGGCCTGGCCACATTGGGAAGGGAGATCGTTAAGGACATCGAGGACATGGACGCGGATTTCGACCGGAACACCCTTCCCAAACGGATCGGAAAAAGAAATGCGGGATTCGCCGGAAGCGTCGCCTTCATCGTGGCGGTGGCCCTGAGCCCAGTACCCTACCTGACCTCCATGTTCGGATATGGATACCTGTTGGTGGTCCTCGCTGCCGATGCAATATTTATATACTGTTCCATTGTTCATTTCCGAAATCCGACCAGGGGTCAGCGGTTCGCTAAGTATGGCATGCTTGTCGCCCTAGTGGCCTTCCTAATAGGAGGAATCCAATGA
- a CDS encoding geranylgeranylglyceryl/heptaprenylglyceryl phosphate synthase, which translates to MKVIEYLREKVKKGTLHMTLIDPAKQEPEQAGEIAASADRFGTDAIMVGGSTGITQENLDATILTIKSRTKLPVIYFPSGAHAISAHSDAIYFMSMLNSRNVKMIVGEQVAASRIVKKLGIEPVSMGYIIIEPGMKVGEVGEANVVKRDDPRSAVSYALAAEFMGMQLVYLEAGSGAPSPVPSEIISEVRKNITVPLIVGGGIREPAQAVMVREAGANIIVTGTVVENGEYQEKLKAIIKAVKG; encoded by the coding sequence ATGAAAGTCATAGAATATCTTCGGGAAAAGGTCAAGAAAGGAACCCTGCACATGACGTTGATCGACCCCGCCAAGCAGGAGCCGGAGCAGGCCGGAGAGATCGCCGCTTCTGCAGACCGGTTCGGTACCGACGCCATCATGGTCGGAGGTTCCACCGGCATCACCCAAGAAAACCTGGACGCCACCATACTGACCATCAAGAGCCGTACGAAACTGCCGGTCATCTATTTTCCCAGCGGGGCCCACGCGATCTCCGCCCATAGTGATGCCATATACTTTATGAGCATGCTCAACAGCCGTAACGTAAAGATGATAGTCGGAGAACAGGTGGCCGCTTCTCGGATCGTTAAGAAGCTGGGCATAGAGCCTGTCTCCATGGGCTACATCATCATCGAACCGGGAATGAAGGTCGGCGAGGTGGGAGAAGCTAACGTCGTTAAGCGGGATGACCCCCGGTCGGCCGTCTCATATGCCCTGGCGGCGGAATTCATGGGCATGCAGCTGGTCTATCTCGAGGCTGGAAGCGGGGCACCGTCACCAGTTCCCAGCGAGATCATCAGCGAGGTACGGAAGAACATCACCGTACCGTTGATCGTTGGCGGAGGCATAAGGGAACCGGCGCAGGCCGTCATGGTAAGGGAAGCCGGTGCAAACATCATCGTGACCGGCACGGTGGTCGAGAATGGCGAATACCAGGAAAAGCTGAAGGCCATTATCAAAGCGGTAAAAGGTTGA
- the pdxT gene encoding pyridoxal 5'-phosphate synthase glutaminase subunit PdxT, producing MKAGVVSVQGAAPEHVAAMRAAMANLGIAGEVVQVRKAKDLEGVSCLVLPGGESTTISKLLRRFDLFDRIIDLANEGLPIMGTCAGCVLLSKEGDEQVERTETELLKLMDMAVDRNAFGRQRESFEVPLTINGMDTPFPAVFIRAPLITKVWGKCEVLATHASSIVMAKQNNLIALSFHPELSDDTRIHEMLLKIV from the coding sequence ATGAAGGCAGGAGTGGTATCGGTCCAGGGGGCGGCACCCGAACACGTGGCAGCGATGAGGGCGGCCATGGCGAACCTCGGCATCGCCGGAGAAGTGGTCCAAGTGAGGAAGGCAAAGGACCTGGAAGGGGTCTCATGCCTTGTGCTACCGGGGGGCGAGAGCACGACCATCTCGAAGCTCCTGCGCCGGTTCGACCTTTTTGATCGCATCATCGACCTGGCAAACGAAGGGCTGCCGATCATGGGAACCTGCGCCGGATGCGTTCTCTTATCAAAGGAAGGGGACGAACAGGTGGAGAGGACCGAGACCGAGCTCCTCAAGCTCATGGACATGGCGGTGGACCGGAACGCCTTCGGCAGGCAGAGGGAGTCTTTCGAAGTTCCATTGACGATCAACGGCATGGACACCCCATTCCCGGCGGTGTTCATACGCGCGCCGCTGATCACCAAGGTCTGGGGCAAGTGCGAGGTGTTGGCCACCCATGCTTCCAGCATCGTTATGGCAAAGCAGAACAACCTTATTGCTTTGTCATTTCATCCGGAGCTGTCAGATGACACCCGGATACACGAAATGCTGTTGAAGATCGTCTAA
- a CDS encoding AMP-binding protein, whose amino-acid sequence MNPVRSLMIAMARRRLTSRNLDSETENPLEEWIHMKVRQTVKDEREFRRVLGRSSLNEVSREDLRHYQMFKFRKLMRYVDENSVYYHKVIADNKLSPSSFMEFEDLVKFPITEPAALAEEPFHFLCVSQSKVMRAFTTSGTSGQKKRLFYTRDDVLNIVDAISAALKTAGLKENETLQIMFPAVTSWDPSLMLESACKVAGLNAVVCSSIDIDVQIETMRKSETRIMIGLTSFIYRITMLARDRHDLRSLGIKAIICSSEPLSEAMRKELESAWGCKALTQYGMTEMGLATAIECTVQDGIHVDEADYLVECVDIDSGSQLPDRKEGELVWTSLNMRGSPLLRYRSYDLSCYISPPCNCGFRTVGKMGKPKGRADQTTKFGFGEKVYPYLFDEAIGSVHGVISHQVIIDRPSFRDRLTAKVEFNGDPSWARKQLEERMMAIPEVQSSIENDLMEPLVIEVMPVSAEFVPTKRTLVDNRRQYDR is encoded by the coding sequence GTGAATCCTGTCAGGTCCCTAATGATCGCCATGGCCCGGAGAAGGCTGACCTCAAGGAATTTGGACTCCGAGACGGAGAACCCTCTTGAGGAATGGATCCACATGAAGGTCCGCCAGACGGTCAAGGACGAAAGGGAGTTCCGCCGAGTGTTGGGCCGCTCATCGCTTAACGAGGTCAGCCGGGAGGACCTCCGTCATTATCAGATGTTCAAATTTCGCAAGTTGATGCGTTATGTCGATGAGAACAGCGTCTACTACCACAAGGTCATTGCCGACAACAAACTTAGCCCCAGTTCGTTCATGGAGTTCGAGGACCTGGTCAAGTTCCCCATCACTGAGCCGGCGGCATTGGCCGAGGAGCCGTTCCACTTTCTCTGCGTCTCCCAGTCAAAGGTGATGCGTGCATTTACGACCTCAGGGACATCCGGGCAGAAGAAGCGTCTGTTCTACACCAGGGATGATGTCCTCAACATAGTGGACGCCATCTCCGCCGCGCTGAAGACCGCCGGGTTGAAGGAGAATGAAACGCTCCAGATCATGTTCCCCGCAGTAACCTCATGGGATCCGAGCCTGATGCTGGAAAGCGCCTGCAAGGTGGCCGGTCTGAACGCCGTCGTATGCAGCTCTATCGATATAGACGTCCAGATCGAAACGATGCGGAAGAGCGAGACCCGGATCATGATCGGGCTGACCTCCTTCATCTATCGGATCACGATGTTGGCCAGGGACAGACATGATCTCCGGTCGCTGGGGATCAAGGCCATCATATGCTCGTCGGAACCGCTCTCGGAGGCGATGCGCAAAGAGCTGGAATCTGCCTGGGGGTGCAAGGCCTTGACCCAGTACGGTATGACCGAGATGGGGCTGGCCACGGCCATCGAATGCACGGTCCAGGACGGGATCCACGTGGACGAGGCGGATTATCTGGTGGAATGCGTCGACATCGATTCAGGCAGCCAATTGCCGGACCGGAAGGAAGGAGAGCTGGTATGGACCAGCCTGAACATGAGGGGCAGCCCGTTGCTTCGGTACCGGTCCTATGACCTGAGCTGCTACATCTCGCCACCCTGCAATTGCGGTTTCCGGACGGTCGGGAAGATGGGAAAGCCGAAGGGAAGGGCCGACCAGACCACCAAGTTCGGGTTTGGGGAAAAGGTCTATCCATATCTGTTTGACGAGGCGATCGGATCCGTGCACGGGGTCATCTCCCACCAGGTGATCATAGACCGGCCTTCGTTCCGCGACCGCCTCACGGCGAAGGTCGAATTCAATGGAGATCCAAGCTGGGCCAGGAAACAGTTGGAAGAAAGGATGATGGCGATCCCGGAGGTCCAGTCCAGCATCGAGAACGATCTGATGGAGCCGCTGGTGATAGAGGTCATGCCAGTAAGCGCGGAGTTCGTTCCGACCAAGCGCACTCTGGTGGACAATCGGAGGCAGTACGATCGATGA
- a CDS encoding DUF169 domain-containing protein, with translation MTGRTWKNVSELVRSSINMSTSPVAVSLLKDAGSLLDLPNVTMVTNTALCHMIARAKYHEKEGILGASAQGIKCIWADAALGLIRTPQRLADGELNRDFVRDAPAGRRLQESMYMLGDSEARYGSVVVSPLDLTPVEPGAIVLYVSPAQALRLIIAFAYENGESVVTEMTGQASVCCAIAKAVGKGQVTVDIPCIGDRAFGLAGENDIIVAFPPTKIDQLIDGLRGTERSASYPFKPFMRWPVIFPPEMEPRRPELE, from the coding sequence ATGACCGGGCGGACGTGGAAGAACGTATCGGAGCTTGTGCGAAGTTCGATCAACATGAGCACCAGCCCGGTCGCAGTGTCATTGCTGAAGGATGCGGGCAGCCTTCTTGACCTGCCGAACGTGACGATGGTGACGAACACCGCCCTATGCCACATGATCGCCCGGGCAAAATATCATGAGAAGGAAGGAATACTGGGAGCCTCGGCCCAAGGCATAAAGTGCATCTGGGCTGACGCCGCGTTGGGACTGATCCGGACCCCTCAGAGGCTGGCCGACGGCGAACTGAACCGTGACTTCGTTAGGGACGCCCCGGCAGGCAGGCGATTACAGGAATCCATGTACATGCTGGGAGATTCAGAGGCAAGATACGGTTCGGTGGTGGTCTCCCCCCTGGACCTTACACCTGTGGAACCAGGCGCGATCGTCCTTTATGTCAGCCCGGCGCAGGCGTTGAGGCTGATCATCGCCTTCGCCTATGAAAATGGGGAATCGGTGGTCACCGAGATGACCGGGCAGGCATCCGTATGCTGCGCTATCGCCAAGGCAGTGGGAAAGGGCCAGGTCACGGTCGATATTCCCTGCATTGGAGACCGGGCATTCGGTCTGGCCGGAGAGAACGACATCATCGTTGCCTTTCCCCCTACAAAGATCGACCAACTCATCGACGGGCTCAGGGGCACAGAAAGGTCCGCCTCTTACCCGTTCAAGCCCTTCATGCGTTGGCCGGTAATTTTCCCACCGGAGATGGAACCCCGCCGTCCAGAGTTGGAATGA